A part of Corynebacterium mustelae genomic DNA contains:
- a CDS encoding SMI1/KNR4 family protein has product MTLPTTEFYVDRAARELQVVFPPDYRRFLLERNGGEVQPVFAENDEDFGPFIFFPVFDDSDRRHATKTADHLVANHRSAAEWVDFPEAALAIGEEDGTGNYFVLLDTGAGLTDTIYHWDHESGEVVKFADSITAFEQLTEIPINWW; this is encoded by the coding sequence ATGACGCTGCCTACCACGGAGTTTTATGTCGATCGCGCCGCCCGCGAGCTGCAAGTGGTTTTCCCGCCCGACTACCGTCGGTTCCTATTGGAACGAAATGGCGGTGAAGTACAGCCAGTCTTCGCCGAAAACGACGAAGACTTCGGCCCGTTTATCTTCTTCCCGGTTTTCGATGATTCCGACCGCCGCCACGCCACGAAAACCGCAGACCACCTGGTAGCAAACCACAGGTCGGCTGCAGAATGGGTGGACTTTCCGGAAGCTGCGCTGGCAATCGGTGAAGAAGACGGCACCGGGAATTACTTCGTCTTACTCGATACTGGCGCAGGGTTAACAGACACCATCTACCACTGGGACCACGAATCCGGCGAGGTTGTAAAATTCGCCGATTCCATTACTGCCTTTGAACAATTGACAGAAATCCCAATCAATTGGTGGTGA
- a CDS encoding long-chain-fatty-acid--CoA ligase — protein MSAFETKAWLSYYGEWTPHNLDYEDTTLLDVYDNNLAINADKTATYFFGRSQTYGDLDKQVRSAAAGLRALGVRPGDRVAIILPNCPQHVAAYFAVLKLGAIVVEHNPLYTAHELEGPFKDHAARVAIVWDKAAATLEKLRRTTPLETIVSVNMIDAMPRSKQILLSLPLPMIAKKREALTAPAPHSIPWDALIGSALGGTGDDIASEISVSKNSVAVILYTSGTTGAPKGAQLTHGGLFANLLQGKAWVRGLGDQDERMLAALPFFHAYGLTIVLNLAVYVGAEMELLPAPQIPLVMQIMKKRTPTWVPGVPTLYQKIVEAAQKEGISISGIRNSFSGASTLPVQTVEEWEKLTGGLLVEGYGLTETSPIIVGNPMNSNRRPGYVGIPFPDTEVRIGNPENLDETMPDGSEGEVLVRGPQVFAGYLNNPEATANSFHKDWYRTGDVGVMEEDGFIRLVARIKEVIITGGFNVYPLEVEEVLQTHPDVDDCAVVGLPREDGSESVVAAITLMEGAALDPEGLKAFCRERLTRYKVPRTFYHFEDLPRDQMGKIRRREVQEQLVKKRR, from the coding sequence ATGTCGGCTTTTGAAACCAAAGCCTGGTTGAGTTACTACGGCGAATGGACGCCACATAACTTGGACTATGAAGACACAACGCTTCTTGATGTCTATGACAACAACCTGGCAATCAACGCCGATAAAACCGCCACGTATTTCTTTGGCCGCAGCCAAACCTATGGCGACCTAGATAAACAAGTTCGTTCCGCTGCCGCCGGTCTGCGCGCCCTTGGCGTTCGCCCCGGCGACCGGGTCGCCATCATTTTGCCTAACTGTCCACAGCACGTGGCGGCATATTTTGCCGTGTTGAAATTGGGCGCCATCGTGGTGGAACACAATCCGTTATACACCGCACACGAATTAGAAGGCCCGTTTAAAGATCATGCCGCCCGGGTTGCCATCGTGTGGGATAAAGCTGCGGCCACCTTGGAAAAGCTACGCCGCACCACCCCACTGGAAACCATCGTGTCAGTGAACATGATCGATGCGATGCCAAGGTCTAAGCAAATCCTGCTCAGTTTGCCGCTGCCAATGATTGCCAAGAAACGGGAAGCACTCACCGCACCAGCACCACACTCCATCCCATGGGACGCACTCATTGGTAGTGCATTGGGCGGCACCGGCGATGACATTGCCTCTGAAATTTCCGTGTCCAAGAATTCAGTTGCGGTTATCCTCTATACTTCCGGCACTACCGGCGCCCCCAAGGGTGCGCAGCTTACCCATGGCGGATTATTCGCCAACCTATTGCAGGGTAAAGCGTGGGTTCGCGGACTTGGCGATCAAGACGAACGCATGTTGGCCGCGCTGCCGTTTTTCCATGCCTATGGTCTAACCATCGTACTTAACCTCGCGGTCTATGTGGGTGCCGAAATGGAACTACTACCAGCACCTCAGATCCCACTGGTCATGCAGATCATGAAAAAACGCACTCCCACCTGGGTTCCAGGGGTGCCCACCCTGTATCAAAAGATCGTGGAAGCAGCACAAAAGGAAGGGATCTCCATTTCCGGGATTCGCAATTCCTTCTCGGGTGCCTCTACCTTGCCTGTGCAAACTGTGGAAGAGTGGGAGAAACTCACCGGAGGGCTGCTAGTAGAAGGCTACGGATTGACCGAAACTTCCCCCATCATCGTGGGCAACCCCATGAATTCCAACCGGCGGCCTGGCTACGTCGGTATCCCGTTCCCGGATACTGAGGTTCGAATCGGAAATCCAGAAAACCTTGACGAAACCATGCCGGATGGCTCCGAGGGCGAAGTATTAGTGCGAGGCCCGCAGGTTTTCGCAGGTTATCTCAATAACCCGGAGGCCACCGCTAATTCCTTCCACAAAGATTGGTACCGCACCGGCGATGTGGGAGTCATGGAAGAAGACGGTTTTATCCGGCTGGTGGCCAGAATCAAGGAAGTCATCATTACCGGTGGCTTCAATGTCTACCCGTTGGAAGTAGAAGAAGTACTGCAAACCCACCCCGATGTTGATGATTGCGCGGTTGTGGGTCTACCACGGGAGGACGGATCAGAATCAGTCGTTGCTGCCATCACGCTTATGGAAGGTGCTGCGCTTGATCCGGAAGGACTCAAAGCATTCTGCCGGGAACGTCTCACCCGCTATAAGGTGCCACGTACCTTCTACCACTTTGAGGATCTCCCCCGCGACCAAATGGGTAAAATCCGACGGCGGGAAGTCCAAGAACAGCTGGTGAAGAAGCGTCGCTAA
- the mshA gene encoding D-inositol-3-phosphate glycosyltransferase, with protein MRVAMISMHTSPLEQPGIGDAGGMNVYILNVATHLAKQGIEVDIFTRATRPSQGTVVEVAPNLKVINIVAGPYEGLAKEELATQLAAFAGGVIQFVKCNQLEYDLIHSHYWLSGQIGWLLRDIWEIPLVHTAHTLAAVKNHHRAPTDTAESEARRICEQQLVDNADVLVVNTHEETNDIVYHYDGLPEKIMVMSPGTDIDLFTPGTERNTERARRELGIPMDAKVVAFVGRLQEFKGPQVLIKAVGEMLRREPDRNLCALICGGASGASARMENYRRLAESVGAAHRIRFLEPRPPEELVTIYRAADIVAVPSYNESFGLVAMEAQASGTPVIAARVGGLPIAVAEGDTGMLVDSHDPSDWADALGQLLDDDATRLRMSEDAVVHAANFSWASSAAKLASIYSDALAVKIDDCHDRQAHGGSFGDKAASDSLFHTP; from the coding sequence ATGCGCGTTGCAATGATCTCTATGCACACCTCCCCACTGGAACAACCAGGTATTGGTGATGCGGGCGGAATGAACGTTTACATCCTCAACGTCGCCACACACTTGGCGAAACAAGGTATCGAGGTTGATATTTTCACCCGCGCTACTCGTCCCAGCCAGGGAACTGTTGTGGAGGTTGCGCCGAACCTAAAGGTAATTAACATCGTTGCGGGCCCATATGAAGGCCTTGCCAAGGAAGAACTAGCAACTCAGCTGGCGGCCTTTGCTGGGGGTGTGATCCAATTTGTCAAATGCAACCAGCTAGAATACGACCTCATCCATAGCCACTACTGGCTCTCCGGTCAGATCGGGTGGTTGCTACGTGACATTTGGGAAATCCCGCTGGTGCATACTGCGCACACGCTGGCGGCGGTGAAAAACCACCACCGTGCCCCCACAGACACCGCCGAATCCGAGGCGCGCCGAATCTGCGAACAACAATTGGTTGATAACGCCGATGTCCTTGTGGTCAATACCCATGAAGAAACCAATGACATCGTGTACCACTATGATGGTTTGCCGGAAAAAATCATGGTGATGTCACCTGGTACAGACATCGACTTATTCACTCCTGGTACGGAACGCAATACGGAACGTGCTCGCCGTGAATTGGGAATCCCTATGGACGCAAAAGTCGTAGCTTTTGTCGGCAGATTGCAAGAATTCAAAGGCCCACAAGTGCTTATCAAGGCAGTGGGGGAGATGTTACGCCGTGAACCGGATCGAAATCTCTGTGCGCTGATTTGCGGCGGGGCGTCAGGGGCGTCCGCGCGGATGGAAAACTACCGTCGCCTGGCGGAAAGTGTGGGTGCCGCGCACCGGATTCGCTTTTTGGAACCACGTCCACCAGAGGAACTGGTTACTATTTACCGGGCAGCAGATATAGTCGCTGTGCCTAGTTACAATGAATCTTTCGGTTTGGTTGCCATGGAGGCCCAAGCATCGGGAACACCGGTCATTGCGGCACGGGTTGGCGGCTTGCCCATCGCGGTGGCGGAAGGCGACACTGGAATGTTGGTTGACAGCCACGACCCGTCTGATTGGGCCGACGCGCTGGGGCAATTGCTTGACGACGACGCCACCCGGCTGCGAATGAGCGAAGACGCCGTTGTCCACGCCGCTAATTTTTCCTGGGCATCATCCGCAGCAAAACTGGCCTCGATTTATTCCGATGCGCTTGCCGTGAAAATTGATGACTGCCATGACCGGCAGGCGCATGGAGGTTCATTTGGGGATAAGGCTGCGTCCGATTCGCTATTCCACACCCCGTAG
- a CDS encoding SDR family oxidoreductase, with protein sequence MNSIFISGAANGIGKAIALRFLESGWLVGAYDIAPVEYDHPNLVSGYLDVTDAKSWDDALADFVTHTGGLITVVVNNAGIIAAGNLSDISPDQVTSQVQVNCAGVTLGAQAAKRYLRAGSTVVNLASASAIYGQPGIAVYSASKFYVVGLTEALNLEWRTDRIRVVAIWPLWVKTALSDNDAASIKRLGVRITPEQVADTVWQATHPKSRWHRGKVHYGVSAVDKVFYIARKLSPVRVARTVTRLVAG encoded by the coding sequence ATGAATTCGATTTTTATTTCCGGTGCAGCGAACGGTATTGGCAAGGCGATAGCGTTGCGTTTCTTAGAGTCCGGCTGGCTGGTGGGCGCCTATGATATCGCGCCAGTTGAATACGACCACCCAAATCTTGTTTCTGGTTACCTTGATGTCACTGACGCCAAGTCCTGGGATGACGCTTTGGCGGATTTTGTCACGCACACTGGCGGGTTGATTACGGTTGTGGTCAATAATGCGGGGATTATTGCCGCAGGTAATTTGAGTGATATTTCTCCCGATCAGGTCACATCCCAGGTGCAGGTGAATTGCGCCGGGGTGACGTTGGGCGCACAGGCGGCCAAACGGTATTTACGGGCAGGCTCAACGGTGGTGAATCTCGCTTCCGCCTCAGCAATTTATGGGCAGCCGGGTATTGCAGTGTATTCCGCAAGTAAGTTTTATGTGGTGGGGTTGACCGAGGCACTGAATTTGGAGTGGCGTACCGATCGGATTCGGGTGGTGGCAATCTGGCCGCTATGGGTAAAGACGGCCTTATCCGATAATGATGCGGCCTCAATAAAACGGTTGGGGGTTCGGATCACCCCGGAGCAGGTTGCCGACACCGTATGGCAGGCCACCCATCCGAAGTCCCGCTGGCACCGGGGAAAGGTGCACTACGGAGTATCGGCCGTAGATAAAGTATTTTACATTGCGCGCAAGCTTTCACCGGTTCGGGTGGCTAGAACTGTGACTCGACTGGTTGCAGGTTAA
- a CDS encoding DUF1963 domain-containing protein: MYQSKEEIYQAIEAVGIEKFTERTDIIIKHTKECLGFAIADPQPDEIPIGASHIGGDPDLPEDFNWPTTSDGQPLTFLFQIDTTPLEPGMIAVFAGREITMVDIPHHVEFIAPNTPLVRTPQPDNLNKPHFYEDDSELGRSFFEIPLLLESYKRLNIPEDCSNAFREVIGEDEEWYEEYEALAINEPQDSDFIIQFRGNHVSYTLDDAAEDACEYYEFPKSEATNWINLVTLFSYRGYCICDAGVFQIVQYQGKEKTGLTHAAVQSS; encoded by the coding sequence ATGTATCAATCCAAAGAAGAGATTTATCAAGCCATCGAAGCGGTTGGGATCGAGAAATTCACCGAACGCACAGATATCATCATCAAGCACACTAAGGAATGTTTAGGCTTCGCCATTGCTGATCCGCAGCCAGACGAGATTCCCATCGGGGCAAGCCATATCGGTGGCGATCCAGATCTCCCAGAGGATTTCAACTGGCCCACCACTTCAGACGGCCAACCGCTGACGTTCTTATTCCAAATCGACACCACCCCACTGGAACCAGGAATGATTGCGGTTTTCGCAGGCAGGGAAATCACCATGGTCGACATTCCCCACCACGTAGAATTCATCGCACCCAACACCCCACTGGTACGCACACCACAGCCAGACAACCTCAACAAACCCCATTTTTATGAGGATGATTCAGAACTAGGCCGATCGTTTTTCGAAATCCCACTTCTATTGGAATCGTACAAACGACTCAATATCCCAGAAGATTGCTCAAATGCTTTCCGTGAGGTCATCGGCGAAGACGAAGAATGGTACGAGGAATATGAAGCACTAGCTATCAATGAACCGCAAGATTCCGACTTCATTATCCAATTCCGGGGTAATCACGTTTCCTATACCCTTGACGACGCAGCCGAGGACGCATGTGAGTATTACGAATTTCCCAAAAGTGAAGCTACGAACTGGATCAACTTAGTTACCCTCTTCAGCTATCGCGGATATTGCATTTGTGACGCTGGCGTGTTTCAAATCGTGCAATACCAAGGCAAGGAGAAAACCGGCCTGACCCACGCGGCGGTGCAGTCAAGCTAG
- a CDS encoding DUF1963 domain-containing protein: MYQSQEEIHEGIKSVGVEEFTMRADTLLKHTKECLWFTACDSQPETISVGASRIGGDPDLPEDFAWPTTSDGQPLAFLFQINTTPLEPGMIAVFAGREITMIDIPHHVEFIAPNTPLVRTPQPDNLNKPSFFEDDSELGRSFFDVPLLLESHQALDIPRWSSNAYLDVIGEDYEWEEEYEELGFESDGPDGTLIQFRGSHVSYSCGDAGEDACEYYGLAKSEATNWVNLVALSSYGGLCIWDAGVFQIVQYQGMEKTTLTHAAVQSS; this comes from the coding sequence ATGTATCAATCCCAAGAAGAGATCCACGAAGGCATTAAGTCGGTTGGGGTGGAGGAATTCACCATGCGCGCCGATACCCTCCTCAAGCACACAAAAGAATGCTTATGGTTTACAGCATGCGACTCCCAGCCAGAAACCATTTCTGTTGGCGCAAGCCGCATTGGTGGCGACCCGGATCTCCCGGAGGACTTCGCGTGGCCCACCACTTCAGACGGCCAGCCATTGGCATTCTTGTTCCAAATCAACACCACCCCACTGGAACCAGGAATGATTGCGGTTTTCGCAGGCAGGGAAATCACCATGATCGACATTCCCCACCATGTGGAATTCATCGCACCCAACACCCCACTGGTGCGCACACCGCAGCCAGACAACCTCAACAAGCCGTCTTTCTTTGAAGACGATTCAGAACTAGGCCGATCATTCTTCGATGTCCCACTCCTCCTGGAATCACACCAGGCACTCGACATTCCACGCTGGTCCTCCAACGCCTACCTGGATGTAATTGGCGAGGACTATGAGTGGGAAGAAGAATACGAAGAACTTGGCTTCGAAAGCGACGGACCTGACGGCACCCTTATCCAATTCCGAGGTAGTCACGTTTCCTATAGCTGTGGTGACGCAGGGGAAGATGCATGTGAATATTACGGTTTAGCCAAAAGTGAGGCTACGAACTGGGTTAACTTGGTCGCTCTTTCCAGTTATGGCGGCTTGTGCATTTGGGATGCTGGCGTGTTTCAAATCGTGCAATACCAAGGCATGGAGAAAACCACTCTGACCCATGCAGCGGTGCAGTCAAGCTAG
- a CDS encoding succinic semialdehyde dehydrogenase, whose protein sequence is MSTTHQTDNRSDLIEVINPRTGEVIDTVISHSEAETQEAFDRARRAQRTWAKRSVAERAKIIMRMHDVVLANQAEILDTIQLETGKNRASAFDEVLDVAINARYYAKKAPKLLRPQHVKGALPVLTKTIVQHAPKGVVGIISPWNYPLTLTLSDAIPALIAGNAVVLKPDSQTPLTALAGAQIAREAGLPEDLYQVITGPGAVVGETIANHADFLMFTGSTETGRKLGAIAGERLIGFSAELGGKNPMIITADANIDVAVRTTIAGCFSNTGQLCISIERIYVHEDVAAQYVDKLVAAVENLTIGGGGWEENIGSMISATQADNVMALVDDAVAQGAKKLTGGRRPDLGSAFIAPIVLVDVPEAARLYREEVFGPVVYIETFSSEAEVIERANDSEYGLNAAVCAGHNRWQIAAQLEVGTVNINEGFAAAFGSIDAPMGGWKASGTGRRHSDAGLLKYTEPRTIAEQRVLPISGPKNLPRETYAAVMTNLLRLGKRFL, encoded by the coding sequence ATGAGCACGACGCACCAGACCGACAACCGCAGCGACCTCATCGAAGTCATTAACCCACGAACTGGCGAAGTGATCGATACAGTCATCTCCCACAGTGAAGCTGAGACGCAGGAAGCGTTCGACCGGGCGCGCCGGGCTCAGCGTACCTGGGCGAAACGTAGTGTTGCCGAACGCGCGAAAATTATCATGCGGATGCACGATGTGGTGCTGGCCAACCAGGCGGAAATCTTAGATACCATCCAGCTGGAAACCGGAAAGAACCGCGCTTCGGCATTCGACGAGGTTCTTGATGTGGCCATTAATGCCCGGTACTACGCCAAGAAAGCCCCGAAACTATTGCGGCCGCAGCACGTAAAGGGTGCGTTGCCGGTATTGACAAAAACCATCGTGCAGCATGCGCCGAAAGGCGTGGTAGGGATTATTTCCCCATGGAATTACCCGTTAACCCTCACGTTGTCCGATGCGATTCCCGCTTTGATTGCGGGCAATGCAGTTGTGTTAAAACCGGATTCGCAAACCCCACTCACCGCATTGGCTGGCGCACAGATCGCCAGGGAAGCAGGACTTCCGGAGGATCTGTACCAAGTGATAACTGGACCCGGGGCGGTGGTGGGCGAAACGATAGCCAACCACGCTGATTTCCTTATGTTTACTGGTTCCACCGAAACGGGCCGTAAGCTCGGCGCTATCGCGGGGGAGCGGCTGATTGGGTTTTCGGCGGAGCTAGGCGGCAAAAATCCCATGATTATTACCGCCGATGCGAATATCGATGTGGCGGTGCGTACCACCATTGCGGGTTGTTTCTCCAATACCGGCCAATTATGCATCTCCATCGAACGCATTTATGTGCATGAAGATGTGGCGGCACAGTACGTCGACAAGCTCGTCGCGGCGGTCGAAAACCTTACGATCGGTGGTGGCGGCTGGGAAGAAAACATTGGCTCCATGATTTCCGCGACGCAGGCGGATAACGTCATGGCGCTTGTCGACGACGCCGTTGCCCAAGGCGCGAAAAAACTCACCGGTGGACGGCGACCCGACTTAGGCTCGGCGTTTATCGCCCCCATCGTGCTTGTCGATGTCCCCGAGGCCGCTCGACTCTACCGGGAAGAAGTGTTCGGGCCAGTCGTCTACATTGAAACCTTCAGTTCTGAGGCGGAGGTTATTGAGCGGGCTAACGATTCCGAATATGGCCTCAATGCCGCCGTCTGCGCGGGGCATAACCGCTGGCAGATCGCCGCGCAGCTGGAAGTTGGCACGGTGAATATCAACGAAGGTTTCGCCGCAGCCTTCGGCTCTATCGACGCCCCGATGGGCGGTTGGAAAGCCTCCGGAACCGGGCGACGGCATAGCGACGCCGGATTACTGAAATACACCGAACCCCGCACCATCGCTGAACAGCGGGTTCTGCCGATCTCCGGCCCCAAAAACCTGCCCCGCGAAACCTATGCAGCAGTCATGACTAATCTATTGCGGCTGGGGAAGAGGTTTTTATAA
- a CDS encoding DUF885 domain-containing protein, giving the protein MTESTSTGIGQSPLDAAAEKYVHDMAALMPTAATAWGIAGHDHELEDFSPGHHDAVASRTKQMLEQVDALDGDAVTKAVMRDRLGLELKLHEQGESYRSLNNIASPVQEIRDSLLQMPEDHRPERLTKVPAAVAGYQESLRFAASRGQVAARRQIEQVRKQIEQVRKQIADLVDGTTLDGLGREADVAAAKQAFAQLSQWLAEELAPQASDKDAVGRERYELFSQEFVGAKVDLDEAYEWGQQRLEQIIAQQQECANKLYGPGVDVAEAMARLDADERYTLHGVEALKEWMQSKADEAVSDLAGTHFTIPEEMRTIECCIDPAGTGGIFYTPPTEDFSRPGRMWWSVPPGEDTFHTWQELTTVYHEGVPGHHLQLGVAIAERDNLNLWRRIACWNSGHGEGWALYSEALMAELGYLDDPGFRMGLYDAQRLRAARVVLDIGVHLEKQTPEGGVWDFEYAKKFLRGHVAMSDANLDFELNRYFGWPGQAPSYALGQRLWQDMRAAADAKGMTAPEFHEKALKQGSIPMDILRAVVLDEAV; this is encoded by the coding sequence ATGACAGAATCTACTTCTACTGGGATTGGCCAATCGCCGTTGGATGCGGCGGCGGAAAAATATGTTCATGATATGGCGGCACTCATGCCGACGGCGGCGACGGCCTGGGGGATCGCCGGGCACGATCACGAATTGGAGGACTTTAGCCCCGGCCACCATGATGCGGTGGCAAGCCGCACGAAGCAGATGCTGGAACAGGTCGATGCACTCGACGGTGACGCGGTAACCAAGGCGGTCATGCGGGACCGGTTGGGGTTGGAGTTGAAGCTGCATGAACAGGGCGAAAGCTACCGGTCGCTCAATAACATCGCATCGCCGGTGCAGGAGATTCGGGATTCCTTGCTGCAAATGCCGGAGGATCACCGTCCGGAGCGCCTAACTAAGGTGCCGGCCGCCGTGGCGGGCTATCAGGAGTCGTTGCGGTTTGCGGCAAGCAGGGGGCAGGTTGCGGCGCGGCGGCAGATTGAGCAGGTGCGAAAGCAGATTGAGCAGGTGCGAAAGCAGATTGCGGATTTGGTGGACGGGACCACTCTTGATGGTTTGGGTCGCGAGGCAGATGTTGCCGCGGCGAAGCAGGCGTTTGCCCAGCTTAGCCAGTGGCTCGCGGAGGAACTCGCGCCGCAGGCTAGTGATAAAGATGCGGTCGGCCGGGAGCGCTACGAGCTATTTAGCCAGGAGTTCGTCGGCGCGAAGGTTGATTTGGATGAGGCCTATGAATGGGGCCAGCAGCGGCTTGAGCAGATCATTGCCCAGCAGCAAGAGTGCGCGAATAAGTTGTACGGGCCGGGTGTGGACGTGGCTGAGGCGATGGCACGCCTTGATGCTGACGAGCGCTACACATTGCACGGCGTTGAGGCGCTGAAAGAATGGATGCAATCGAAAGCTGATGAGGCGGTTTCCGATTTGGCGGGAACTCATTTCACCATTCCAGAAGAAATGCGCACAATCGAATGCTGCATTGATCCGGCTGGCACCGGCGGGATTTTCTACACCCCGCCCACCGAGGACTTTTCCCGCCCGGGCAGGATGTGGTGGTCGGTGCCGCCGGGGGAGGATACTTTCCATACATGGCAGGAATTGACCACCGTGTACCATGAGGGCGTTCCGGGGCATCACTTACAGCTGGGTGTGGCCATTGCAGAGCGGGATAACCTCAACCTGTGGCGTCGAATAGCGTGTTGGAACTCTGGTCACGGCGAGGGCTGGGCGCTGTATTCGGAAGCCTTGATGGCGGAGCTAGGTTACCTTGACGATCCCGGTTTCCGCATGGGGCTTTACGACGCCCAACGGTTGCGCGCCGCCCGGGTTGTCTTGGATATTGGCGTTCACCTGGAGAAACAAACCCCCGAAGGTGGGGTGTGGGACTTTGAATACGCCAAGAAATTCCTGCGAGGGCATGTCGCGATGAGCGACGCTAATCTCGACTTTGAGCTGAACCGGTATTTCGGTTGGCCGGGACAAGCCCCCAGCTATGCGTTGGGGCAACGGTTGTGGCAGGACATGCGGGCGGCTGCCGACGCTAAAGGCATGACCGCGCCGGAATTCCACGAAAAGGCGCTGAAGCAAGGATCCATCCCGATGGATATTCTTCGTGCGGTTGTATTAGACGAAGCGGTATAA
- a CDS encoding TSUP family transporter — MGLLVVGALIAGWVDAVIGGGGLILIPLLLGAGYVPTAALATNKLAAVSGTLSAAIVLIKRLGRPQHLWRYVFLALGCSGCGALLASSLSTDVMRPVVIVLLVSVGVFLTFRRDFGQATTPVAARPRVALGLAGVIAFYDGIFGPGTGMFLIMLFTATLTGDLLQSTVLAKVVNTATNLGALIVFGMGGHIMWQLGLILAVANIIGAQLGARTVLAGGTRFLRYAVLVLVVVMCAKLIIAQ; from the coding sequence ATGGGTTTATTGGTGGTTGGGGCGCTTATTGCGGGCTGGGTCGATGCCGTCATCGGTGGTGGTGGCCTCATTCTTATCCCGCTGCTGCTGGGTGCTGGATATGTTCCCACCGCAGCTTTGGCCACCAATAAACTTGCCGCAGTTTCCGGCACCTTATCCGCAGCCATCGTTTTAATAAAGCGGCTGGGGCGGCCGCAACACCTGTGGCGCTATGTTTTCCTTGCGCTTGGTTGCTCCGGGTGTGGGGCACTGCTTGCGAGTAGTCTTTCCACAGATGTCATGCGACCGGTGGTGATTGTTCTTTTGGTTTCGGTGGGAGTTTTTCTCACCTTCCGCCGCGATTTTGGGCAAGCAACTACACCGGTCGCCGCCCGCCCGCGCGTTGCGTTGGGGCTAGCCGGTGTCATCGCGTTTTACGACGGCATTTTCGGCCCCGGCACCGGAATGTTTCTCATCATGCTGTTTACCGCAACTCTTACCGGCGACCTCTTACAATCGACGGTGTTGGCTAAGGTAGTTAATACCGCGACCAATCTAGGTGCCTTGATTGTCTTTGGAATGGGCGGGCACATCATGTGGCAATTGGGGCTCATTCTTGCCGTTGCCAATATCATTGGTGCGCAACTGGGTGCCCGAACAGTACTCGCAGGCGGAACTCGATTTTTGCGGTATGCGGTGCTCGTATTAGTTGTGGTGATGTGCGCGAAGTTGATTATCGCGCAATGA
- a CDS encoding ABC transporter permease, translating to MADSTRELIKLHFRELFRDRKYFWFALLFPYFMFGTFVLINSLIPKDSGEDFISKLIIPMAIYLAVTSIAFSITSGPIASMRSKGLFRLLSTTPLSRTRLIFTHSATRLLMATVQVFVLLLLGVVLKLVDFAYAPRLFALSLLGLFLFLPIGYILGGRLNSPDLATNIGTLIQLLTFFVSGLAFPMALIPESFSRILHFLPSTVFAELLSSSLFDQTPYFSAGFSVFIIIGSGLAFIILAITSFRWEQTDSRR from the coding sequence ATGGCAGATTCTACCCGTGAATTGATTAAGCTGCATTTTCGCGAGCTTTTCCGCGATCGCAAGTACTTCTGGTTTGCATTGCTATTTCCATACTTTATGTTTGGAACCTTCGTGCTCATCAACTCATTGATTCCTAAAGATTCTGGTGAAGACTTTATAAGCAAATTGATTATTCCCATGGCTATTTATTTAGCTGTGACAAGTATCGCTTTTTCAATCACTTCAGGCCCCATTGCGTCTATGCGCTCCAAAGGCCTGTTTAGACTGCTGAGCACCACTCCACTTAGTCGCACAAGGTTGATTTTTACACATTCGGCCACTCGACTCCTGATGGCAACAGTTCAAGTGTTTGTTTTGCTCCTGCTTGGCGTAGTTCTTAAATTAGTTGACTTCGCCTATGCTCCGCGCTTGTTTGCGTTGTCATTGTTGGGTTTGTTCTTATTTTTACCAATTGGCTATATTCTGGGTGGCAGGTTAAATTCCCCAGATTTAGCCACTAATATTGGCACACTTATTCAATTATTAACGTTTTTCGTTTCGGGCCTTGCGTTTCCGATGGCACTGATTCCAGAATCTTTCAGCAGGATTTTACATTTTCTGCCGAGCACCGTTTTTGCTGAACTTCTATCCTCCTCACTCTTTGACCAAACTCCATATTTTTCTGCTGGATTCTCAGTTTTTATAATTATCGGTTCTGGTTTGGCGTTTATTATTTTGGCAATAACTAGTTTTCGTTGGGAACAGACTGACTCTAGACGCTGA